From the Desulfovibrio sp. JY genome, one window contains:
- a CDS encoding response regulator codes for MTAASVRILTIDDEDMIRETIAVYLENRGFAVFEAANGREGLERFLAERPDLVLVDLRMPEMDGLDVLARIRDVSPDTPTIVVSGTGVLQDAIEAIKRGAWDYVTKPIQDMAVLGLSVDKALERARLLRENKAYQENLEALVHERTAEVENTRRQIMQRLSRAAEFKDNETGRHVVRVGEISALIGRAVGLSPEECDMLRECAPLHDLGKIGIPDAILLKPGPLTSEEWEVMKRHCLFGCEILGPLGSLKDAKAWCSDPLAPTRGMDHNPLLNLARTLALLHHERWDGQGYPFGLRGEDIPLEARIVAVVDVYDALRSSRAYKKAFSVEASLGILRQGAGTQFDPQIVEVFFAHLDAIRDIRNKWKDEEEKGS; via the coding sequence ATGACCGCTGCCTCCGTCCGCATCCTGACCATCGACGACGAGGACATGATCCGGGAAACTATCGCCGTCTACCTGGAGAACAGGGGGTTTGCCGTCTTCGAGGCCGCCAACGGCCGGGAAGGGCTGGAACGGTTTCTCGCCGAGCGCCCCGATCTGGTCCTGGTGGATTTGCGCATGCCGGAAATGGACGGCCTGGACGTCCTGGCCAGGATACGGGACGTCTCCCCGGACACCCCCACCATCGTGGTCTCCGGCACGGGGGTCTTGCAGGACGCCATCGAGGCCATCAAGCGCGGCGCCTGGGACTATGTGACCAAACCCATCCAGGACATGGCGGTCCTGGGCCTGTCCGTGGACAAGGCCCTGGAACGGGCCAGGCTGTTGCGCGAAAACAAGGCCTACCAGGAAAATCTCGAGGCCCTGGTGCACGAGCGAACGGCCGAGGTGGAAAACACCCGCCGCCAGATCATGCAGCGCTTAAGCCGCGCCGCCGAGTTCAAGGACAACGAGACCGGCCGGCATGTCGTTCGCGTGGGCGAGATCAGCGCCCTGATCGGGCGGGCCGTGGGCCTGTCCCCGGAAGAATGCGACATGCTGCGGGAATGCGCCCCCCTGCACGACCTCGGCAAGATCGGCATCCCCGACGCCATCCTGCTCAAGCCCGGCCCGCTGACGTCCGAGGAGTGGGAAGTCATGAAACGCCACTGCCTGTTCGGCTGCGAAATTCTCGGTCCGCTCGGCAGCCTCAAGGATGCCAAGGCCTGGTGCTCGGACCCCCTGGCGCCGACGCGCGGCATGGACCACAATCCGCTGCTCAACCTGGCCAGGACCCTGGCCCTGCTGCATCACGAACGCTGGGACGGCCAGGGCTATCCCTTTGGCCTGCGCGGGGAGGACATCCCCCTCGAAGCACGCATTGTGGCCGTGGTGGACGTCTACGATGCCCTGCGGAGCTCCCGGGCCTACAAGAAAGCCTTTTCGGTGGAGGCAAGCCTGGGAATTCTGCGCCAAGGGGCCGGGACCCAGTTCGATCCGCAGATCGTGGAGGTCTTTTTCGCGCATCTCGATGCCATCCGGGACATCCGCAACAAGTGGAAGGACGAGGAGGAGAAGGGATCATGA
- a CDS encoding PAS domain S-box protein — MSEKKDAGPPQPPGVPSGRETGAPAASPPYVRDELALFHALLDRANDPIFLVDTHSGVLLEANQAAIDLLGLSKVDQAWRSLLQNFSVVRHAPLSQGLDDVPEGETHEVAYTDRSGVGRLFELTLSTMRIDGHRYTVGVARDITTRKETECALRHREQQLRTFFETAPVGIFTTTTSGRHLFSNAANARIHGYASPEAFQQAVGEEVVSLYVDPDERKEFLERLKRDGAVESFETRHRKKDGSIIWIAVWAKLGQISDDGEGHIEGFCIDITERKKAVQEIREAREYLNSIVNTIGDPIFVKNEQHRFMLANDALCALMGRPREEILGRTDMNFFPHDQVNAFWKVDDLLLATGLQNVSEESLTDGRGVLRTIVTKKTRYVDALGQRSVVGVIRDITERKRMERSLEASEEKFRSIVESSPTAMFFYHLEPDDRLLLTGANPAADALMGLRHQTFIGKPLEDVFPGLARTPYPALYRQVARGDVGAQSYEAPYQDERLSGHHDVRVFRTGPDAIVVDILDVTERLRLQEMMVQSEKMASVGGLAAGMAHEINNPLSSILQAAQVCLMQLDPALPANQDGAISCGCSIEAVRCYLEKRRVFKFLAGIQEAGKRAATIVASMLEFSRKSESRRAPADINAVLERGVELASTDYDLKKNYDFRHINIIRRYAEDLPEVTCTRTEIEQVVLNLLKNAAQAMDGHPPAEGEPTIVLETSRTDTGVRIEVTDNGPGMADPVRRRVFEPFFTTKEPGLGTGLGLAVSYFIITANHGGAIRVESEPGKGATFIIELPAERWP, encoded by the coding sequence ATGAGCGAAAAAAAAGACGCCGGCCCACCGCAGCCCCCCGGTGTCCCGTCCGGCCGGGAAACGGGCGCGCCCGCCGCGTCGCCCCCCTACGTTCGGGACGAACTGGCGCTTTTCCACGCCCTGCTGGACCGCGCCAACGATCCCATCTTCCTGGTGGATACCCATTCCGGGGTGTTGCTCGAGGCCAACCAGGCCGCCATCGACCTGCTGGGGCTCAGCAAGGTGGACCAGGCCTGGAGATCCCTGCTGCAAAATTTCAGCGTGGTCCGGCATGCCCCGCTGTCCCAGGGCCTCGACGACGTTCCCGAGGGGGAAACCCACGAAGTCGCCTACACCGACCGGTCGGGCGTCGGGCGGTTGTTCGAGCTGACGCTCAGCACCATGCGCATCGACGGCCATCGCTACACCGTGGGCGTGGCCCGCGACATCACCACGCGCAAGGAGACCGAATGCGCCCTGCGCCACCGGGAACAACAGCTGCGGACGTTTTTCGAGACCGCGCCGGTCGGCATCTTCACCACCACGACGTCGGGACGCCACCTGTTTTCCAATGCGGCCAACGCGCGCATCCATGGCTACGCTTCCCCGGAGGCGTTCCAGCAGGCCGTCGGAGAGGAGGTCGTCAGCCTCTATGTCGATCCCGACGAGCGCAAGGAATTCCTGGAACGGCTCAAGCGCGACGGCGCGGTGGAAAGCTTCGAAACCCGACACAGGAAAAAAGACGGCTCCATCATCTGGATCGCCGTCTGGGCCAAGCTGGGCCAGATTTCGGATGACGGGGAAGGCCACATCGAAGGATTTTGCATCGACATCACCGAACGCAAGAAAGCCGTGCAGGAAATCCGGGAGGCCAGGGAATACCTCAACAGCATCGTCAACACCATCGGCGATCCGATATTCGTGAAAAACGAGCAGCATCGTTTCATGCTGGCCAACGACGCCCTGTGCGCGCTCATGGGGCGGCCCCGGGAGGAAATCCTGGGCCGCACGGACATGAATTTTTTCCCCCATGACCAGGTGAACGCGTTCTGGAAGGTGGACGATTTGCTGCTCGCCACCGGCCTGCAAAACGTCAGCGAAGAGAGCCTGACCGACGGGCGTGGGGTACTGCGTACCATTGTCACCAAGAAAACCCGCTATGTCGATGCACTGGGCCAAAGAAGCGTGGTCGGCGTCATCCGCGACATCACCGAACGCAAGCGGATGGAGCGCAGCCTCGAAGCCTCGGAGGAGAAGTTTCGCAGCATCGTGGAATCCTCGCCCACGGCCATGTTTTTTTATCACCTGGAGCCGGACGACAGGCTGCTGCTGACCGGGGCCAACCCGGCGGCCGACGCGCTTATGGGCCTGCGGCACCAGACCTTTATCGGCAAGCCTCTGGAAGACGTGTTTCCAGGCCTCGCCCGCACGCCCTACCCCGCCCTGTACCGGCAAGTGGCCCGGGGGGACGTCGGCGCCCAGTCCTACGAGGCCCCCTACCAGGACGAGCGCCTGTCGGGGCACCATGACGTCCGCGTCTTTCGCACCGGGCCGGACGCCATCGTCGTGGACATCCTCGACGTCACCGAACGCCTGCGGCTCCAGGAGATGATGGTCCAGTCGGAAAAGATGGCCTCGGTGGGGGGGCTGGCCGCCGGCATGGCCCACGAGATCAACAACCCCCTCAGTTCCATCCTCCAGGCGGCCCAGGTCTGCCTCATGCAGCTCGATCCCGCCCTGCCCGCCAACCAGGACGGCGCGATTTCGTGCGGGTGCAGCATCGAGGCCGTGCGCTGTTACCTTGAGAAACGCCGCGTGTTCAAATTCCTCGCGGGCATCCAGGAGGCGGGCAAACGCGCGGCAACCATCGTCGCCAGCATGCTGGAGTTCTCCCGCAAAAGCGAATCCCGGCGGGCCCCGGCCGACATCAACGCCGTCCTGGAGCGCGGCGTGGAGCTGGCCTCCACGGATTACGATCTGAAAAAGAACTACGATTTCCGCCACATCAACATCATACGCCGCTACGCCGAGGATCTGCCCGAGGTCACCTGCACGCGCACCGAGATCGAGCAGGTGGTCCTGAACCTCTTAAAAAACGCCGCCCAGGCCATGGACGGCCATCCGCCGGCCGAGGGCGAGCCGACCATCGTTCTCGAGACATCGCGGACCGATACGGGAGTGCGCATCGAGGTGACCGACAACGGCCCGGGCATGGCCGATCCGGTGCGTCGTCGGGTGTTCGAGCCGTTTTTCACCACCAAGGAACCGGGACTCGGCACCGGGCTCGGGCTGGCCGTGTCCTACTTCATCATCACCGCCAATCACGGCGGGGCCATCCGCGTGGAATCCGAGCCGGGCAAGGGCGCGACCTTCATCATCGAACTGCCTGCGGAGCGGTGGCCATGA
- a CDS encoding response regulator: MSARRPTLLTIDDEDMIRETIAVYMENRGFTVFEAPDGRRGLELFLEKRPDLVLVDLRMPEMDGLEVLARLRDIAPGTPTIVVSGTGVLSDAVEAVKRGAWDYIIKPIQDMAILGLAVDKALERADLKRAVRQAEQRYSSLVQNIPLLIFGLTEGLRLEFVNQGCRTLLGYTRAEALAEPDWLLRRIDPEQRDWVRGKLEECLGDCSRSFSRQCKLLHKSGRTVHGVLKSIPVSSCTGHEPRLRVEGCIMDIGDRMLLEKVLVQKEKIHTLGAISAEVAHEIRNPLMAIGGFAKRLTRKMPELEEAAIILEEAGRLERFVNRIRDYLNPVRQHPVPVVVADVVRDCLALLAPELTGAGVTPRLDLEAAAVVVREDPDILSQVVINLIRCTLTALPPRGGMWLTARGGEGFVHLEIGGDQAHPVADAEKVFLPFDAGGETIGLPVCFRLMRSMGGALRFEQQDGRGWFIMSVMTAETRQTTNGAEMAGGDAAVQTPGTEAQ; encoded by the coding sequence ATGAGCGCCCGGCGGCCGACGCTTCTGACCATCGACGACGAGGACATGATCCGCGAGACGATCGCCGTCTATATGGAGAACCGGGGGTTCACCGTGTTCGAGGCCCCGGACGGCCGACGCGGACTGGAGCTGTTTCTGGAAAAACGGCCCGATCTGGTCCTGGTCGATCTGCGCATGCCGGAAATGGACGGGCTGGAAGTCCTGGCCAGACTCCGGGACATCGCTCCGGGCACGCCGACCATCGTGGTCTCCGGCACCGGGGTCCTCTCCGACGCCGTCGAGGCCGTCAAACGCGGGGCCTGGGATTACATCATCAAACCCATCCAGGACATGGCCATCCTGGGGCTGGCCGTGGACAAGGCCCTGGAGCGGGCCGACCTGAAGCGGGCCGTGCGCCAGGCCGAACAGCGCTACTCCTCTCTGGTGCAAAACATCCCGCTGCTCATCTTCGGTCTGACCGAGGGGCTGCGCCTGGAATTCGTCAACCAGGGCTGCCGGACGCTTTTGGGCTACACCCGGGCGGAGGCCCTGGCCGAACCGGACTGGCTGCTGCGGCGCATCGATCCCGAACAGCGCGACTGGGTGCGCGGCAAGCTCGAGGAATGTCTGGGCGATTGTTCCCGGTCCTTTTCCCGCCAGTGCAAGCTGCTCCACAAAAGCGGCCGGACCGTGCACGGCGTGCTCAAATCCATCCCGGTTTCCAGTTGCACCGGCCACGAGCCCCGGTTGCGGGTCGAAGGCTGCATCATGGACATCGGCGACCGTATGCTTCTGGAGAAGGTGCTCGTCCAAAAAGAAAAGATCCACACCCTGGGGGCCATTTCCGCCGAAGTGGCCCATGAGATTCGCAATCCCCTCATGGCCATCGGCGGGTTCGCCAAGCGGCTGACGCGAAAAATGCCGGAGCTCGAGGAAGCCGCCATCATCCTGGAGGAAGCAGGCCGGCTGGAGCGCTTCGTCAATCGCATCCGGGACTATCTCAATCCGGTGCGCCAGCATCCGGTGCCGGTGGTCGTGGCCGATGTGGTGCGCGACTGTCTGGCGCTGCTGGCGCCGGAACTGACCGGGGCTGGCGTGACGCCCCGTCTCGACCTGGAGGCGGCGGCCGTCGTGGTCCGGGAGGACCCGGACATCCTGTCCCAGGTGGTGATAAACCTCATCCGCTGCACTTTGACAGCCCTGCCGCCCCGGGGGGGCATGTGGCTGACGGCCCGTGGCGGCGAGGGGTTCGTCCATCTGGAGATCGGCGGGGATCAGGCCCATCCCGTGGCGGATGCGGAAAAGGTCTTTTTGCCGTTCGACGCGGGCGGGGAGACGATCGGGCTTCCGGTCTGCTTCCGTCTCATGCGCAGCATGGGCGGGGCGTTGCGGTTCGAGCAGCAAGACGGCAGGGGCTGGTTCATCATGTCGGTGATGACGGCCGAGACCCGGCAGACAACGAACGGCGCCGAGATGGCAGGCGGGGATGCGGCGGTTCAAACGCCAGGCACGGAAGCGCAATAG
- the queC gene encoding 7-cyano-7-deazaguanine synthase QueC: MTMPGKKAVVLFSGGLDSTTCLAVAREQGFSPCALSFAYGQRHEVELEAAKRVAAAMDVAAHLILPLPLGAIGGSALTADIAVPKDRDVAAMEAEIPVTYVPARNTIFLSMALGWAEVLGAQDIYIGVNALDYSGYPDCRPEFVAAFEAMANLAVKEAVEGHLHITIHTPLLHLTKADIVRLGTRLGVDYGLTHSCYDPDPSGLACGRCDSCLLRKKGFAEAGIPDPTRYR, encoded by the coding sequence ATGACGATGCCGGGAAAAAAGGCGGTGGTGCTTTTTTCGGGCGGGCTCGATTCCACGACCTGCCTGGCCGTGGCCCGCGAGCAGGGATTTTCGCCCTGCGCCCTAAGCTTTGCCTACGGCCAGCGCCACGAGGTGGAACTCGAGGCGGCAAAACGCGTGGCCGCGGCCATGGACGTTGCCGCCCATCTCATTTTGCCCCTGCCGCTCGGGGCCATTGGCGGCTCGGCGCTGACGGCCGACATCGCCGTGCCCAAGGACCGCGACGTGGCCGCCATGGAGGCGGAAATCCCGGTCACCTACGTGCCGGCGCGCAATACCATCTTCCTGTCCATGGCCCTTGGCTGGGCCGAGGTGCTCGGCGCGCAGGACATCTACATCGGCGTCAACGCCCTGGATTATTCCGGCTATCCGGACTGCCGGCCGGAGTTCGTGGCCGCCTTCGAGGCCATGGCCAACCTGGCGGTCAAGGAGGCGGTGGAAGGGCACTTGCACATCACCATCCACACGCCGCTTTTGCACCTGACCAAGGCCGACATCGTGCGCCTGGGCACGCGGCTCGGCGTGGATTACGGGCTCACCCATTCCTGCTACGACCCCGATCCTTCGGGCCTTGCCTGCGGGCGTTGCGACAGCTGCCTTTTGCGCAAGAAGGGCTTTGCCGAGGCCGGCATTCCCGACCCCACCCGATATCGGTGA
- a CDS encoding radical SAM protein encodes MLRVHEIFASIQGESSYAGYPCAFLRLSGCNLDCSWCDTRYATASFAPMSPDEARQKLLALGLPLVELTGGEPLLDPQTPALAASLADAGATVLVETNGSLDIGVLDPRVIAVMDVKCPGSGMEGKNDYANLDRLRPRDEVKFVLAGREDYCFAREVARRVPAGNIVHFSPVAGRLDPAELAAWMVADASRARLALQLHKYIWSPEARGV; translated from the coding sequence ATGCTTAGGGTCCACGAAATTTTCGCCAGCATCCAGGGCGAGTCGAGCTACGCCGGCTATCCCTGCGCCTTTTTGCGCCTGTCCGGCTGCAATCTGGACTGTTCCTGGTGCGACACGCGCTACGCGACCGCCTCGTTTGCGCCCATGTCCCCGGACGAGGCGCGGCAAAAACTTCTGGCCCTCGGGCTGCCGCTCGTGGAGCTGACCGGCGGGGAGCCGCTGCTGGACCCGCAAACGCCGGCTCTGGCCGCCTCCCTGGCCGACGCCGGGGCGACCGTGCTGGTCGAGACCAACGGCAGCCTGGACATCGGTGTCCTTGATCCCCGGGTGATCGCGGTCATGGACGTCAAATGCCCGGGCAGCGGCATGGAAGGAAAAAACGACTACGCCAACCTGGACCGGCTGCGGCCCCGCGACGAAGTCAAGTTCGTGCTGGCCGGGCGCGAGGATTACTGTTTTGCCCGGGAGGTGGCCCGCCGCGTGCCGGCCGGAAACATCGTCCATTTTTCACCCGTTGCCGGCCGGCTCGATCCCGCCGAACTGGCCGCCTGGATGGTGGCCGACGCGTCCCGGGCCAGGCTGGCCTTGCAACTGCACAAATACATCTGGAGCCCCGAGGCCCGGGGCGTATGA
- the queD gene encoding 6-carboxytetrahydropterin synthase QueD: MPGTYAVTVSGSFSAAHRLPGHPGPCASMHGHNFAVTLHLVATRLEHGMVADFLDIRAALDAVFARLDHACLNDIPELSPPTAEVIAAWIFGEVRPRLEDDRVHLARVTVEESKGLVASYTEDV, translated from the coding sequence ATGCCCGGTACCTACGCCGTCACCGTTTCCGGTTCCTTCAGCGCCGCCCACAGGCTTCCCGGCCATCCCGGGCCCTGCGCGTCCATGCACGGCCACAACTTCGCGGTCACGCTCCACCTTGTCGCCACACGCCTCGAGCACGGCATGGTGGCCGATTTCCTGGACATCCGCGCCGCCCTGGACGCGGTTTTCGCCCGGCTCGACCATGCCTGCCTAAACGACATTCCCGAGCTCTCGCCGCCCACGGCCGAGGTCATCGCGGCCTGGATATTCGGCGAGGTGCGCCCTCGGCTGGAAGACGACCGGGTGCATCTGGCGCGGGTGACGGTGGAGGAAAGCAAGGGGCTTGTGGCCAGCTATACGGAAGACGTCTGA
- the queF gene encoding preQ(1) synthase, whose protein sequence is MPTPKDDVSTLKTLGQGATRYPRTVTPSLLETFPNAYPDRRYEVTFSSEEFTSLCPKTGQPDFGRVSIRYVPGARCIESKSLKLYLFSYRDEGTFMETLTNRILDDLVAACDPLEMEVTGEFAARGGITITVAAHYVRK, encoded by the coding sequence ATGCCCACACCGAAAGACGACGTAAGCACGCTTAAGACCCTCGGCCAGGGAGCGACGCGCTACCCGCGCACCGTCACCCCGTCCCTGCTGGAGACCTTTCCCAACGCCTACCCCGACCGGCGCTACGAGGTGACCTTTTCCAGCGAGGAATTCACGAGCCTGTGCCCCAAGACCGGCCAGCCCGACTTCGGCCGCGTCAGCATCCGCTACGTGCCGGGGGCGCGCTGCATCGAGTCGAAATCGCTCAAGCTCTACCTTTTCAGCTACCGCGACGAGGGCACGTTCATGGAGACGCTGACCAACCGCATCCTGGACGATCTGGTTGCGGCCTGCGATCCGCTGGAGATGGAGGTCACGGGCGAATTCGCCGCCCGGGGCGGCATCACGATCACGGTCGCGGCCCACTACGTCCGGAAATGA